The following coding sequences lie in one Actinomycetota bacterium genomic window:
- a CDS encoding transferase, with protein sequence MGSRQAVIVGAGDHAVSVAETVRSAGYELVGFTSKDDFGSTLFNLPVTREIPMDHLASGGMVILAIGDNATRESAWMRLAATVPVEQLPAVFHASAIIAPAAQISAGAVIMQGAIVANQARVGFGCLLNTGSILEHECELSGFASLAPRAVTGGRVRIGARTAISIGAVLKHGLTIGEDTVVGGSSYVDRDLPSGVVAYGVPARVIRSRERGDAYLG encoded by the coding sequence ATGGGCTCAAGGCAAGCGGTGATTGTCGGTGCCGGCGATCACGCAGTGAGCGTGGCCGAGACGGTGCGCTCTGCGGGCTATGAGTTAGTCGGATTCACCAGCAAGGACGACTTCGGTTCCACGCTCTTCAACCTTCCCGTCACACGGGAAATCCCAATGGATCATCTTGCGTCCGGTGGAATGGTGATCCTGGCAATCGGAGACAACGCCACTCGGGAGAGCGCTTGGATGCGGCTGGCAGCCACCGTGCCCGTCGAACAACTCCCTGCCGTCTTTCACGCTTCGGCGATCATCGCCCCGGCCGCTCAGATTTCTGCCGGGGCAGTGATCATGCAAGGCGCGATTGTCGCAAATCAGGCGCGAGTGGGCTTTGGATGCCTCTTGAACACTGGATCCATCCTCGAGCATGAGTGCGAACTTTCAGGCTTCGCATCCCTTGCTCCCCGGGCGGTGACCGGCGGCCGAGTCAGAATTGGCGCCCGCACCGCGATATCCATCGGGGCAGTTCTCAAGCATGGTCTCACGATTGGCGAGGACACCGTGGTCGGCGGATCAAGTTACGTCGATCGCGATCTTCCCTCTGGCGTTGTCGCCTACGGAGTTCCTGCGCGCGTGATCCGCTCG
- a CDS encoding sugar transferase — MSGWYAGFGKRLFDLIAGLILFVLTLPILAITGLLVRLRLGRPVLFRQERPGKEGRSFTLAKFRTMRPGTSQTVNSQDDAERMTGFGQALRSTSLDELPELYSVIKGDMSLVGPRPLLVEYLPLYSPEQARRHAVRPGLTGLAQVSGRNAVSWPERLAMDVWYVDNLSLKLDLSILWRTVRAVVRREDTAAEGQATMAPFEGNAGE, encoded by the coding sequence GTGAGCGGTTGGTACGCAGGATTCGGCAAGCGGCTGTTCGATTTGATTGCCGGCCTGATTCTGTTTGTCCTGACTCTGCCAATTCTGGCGATTACGGGTCTTCTGGTGCGTCTGAGACTGGGGCGTCCAGTGCTCTTCAGACAGGAGCGACCCGGCAAGGAGGGGCGCAGTTTCACCCTCGCCAAATTCCGCACGATGCGCCCTGGAACCTCACAGACGGTGAATAGCCAGGACGACGCCGAACGGATGACCGGATTTGGTCAGGCCCTTCGCTCCACCAGCCTTGACGAACTCCCAGAGCTCTACTCCGTGATCAAAGGCGACATGAGCCTGGTCGGACCACGCCCGCTGCTAGTCGAATATCTGCCGCTCTACTCACCGGAGCAGGCACGCAGGCATGCAGTGCGTCCCGGCCTCACTGGTCTGGCACAGGTCAGTGGGCGCAATGCCGTGAGCTGGCCCGAGCGCTTGGCGATGGATGTTTGGTACGTCGACAACCTCTCGCTCAAGCTCGACCTATCGATCCTGTGGCGCACAGTGCGGGCAGTCGTGCGTCGCGAGGACACCGCTGCCGAAGGTCAAGCCACAATGGCTCCCTTCGAAGGCAATGCCGGGGAGTAG